A region from the Candidatus Endomicrobium procryptotermitis genome encodes:
- the cls gene encoding cardiolipin synthase → MSFIYQLITSHAYFSFVITFFYIIISACCAVHILLNKEDIKGAISWLGIVFLSPFIGSVLYIFLGINRVRRKAVKLRKKGDILQKVPRDKLQNVAQQLPQRFIQYMVYGHNVYPQNFASGNSIKVLQNGTEAYPEMVEAIKNARHEVLIESYIFSYDSETEKILHACETAVSNGAEVKVLVDWIGIMGYSRRSIEPELKKIKGLQYGIFLPPKIPFALHLVNMRNHRKIMIIDGVISFFGGMNLALENTLIHDSKNGIRDITFKVEGPVVDQISQVFEEDWEFTTGVHMHGYSKDLLEMSRGKIPARVIPDGPDNKQGKIELMVQGAINAAAKKIIIVTPYFLPENNILTSLEMAAMRGVDVEIIIPQKTDNIIINWAMEPNFEKLITRGIKIYRTPLPFDHSKYFVVDDISVFIGSANWDVRSFRLHFECNMELLSKETAQELTEIAEQKKKTAKMVTIEESKRLHFLKRLRNNACRLLTPYY, encoded by the coding sequence ATGAGTTTCATATATCAATTAATAACATCGCATGCATATTTTTCTTTTGTTATAACTTTTTTTTATATTATTATTTCGGCTTGCTGTGCCGTACATATACTTTTAAATAAAGAAGATATAAAGGGTGCGATAAGCTGGCTGGGAATAGTTTTTCTTTCTCCGTTTATAGGTTCGGTTTTATATATTTTTCTCGGGATAAACAGGGTGCGGCGTAAAGCTGTTAAACTGAGAAAAAAAGGTGATATTTTACAAAAAGTTCCAAGAGATAAACTGCAAAACGTCGCACAGCAGCTGCCGCAGCGGTTTATTCAATATATGGTATATGGGCATAATGTTTATCCCCAAAATTTTGCGTCGGGAAATTCGATAAAAGTTCTTCAAAACGGTACGGAAGCATATCCTGAAATGGTTGAAGCCATAAAAAATGCAAGACATGAAGTGCTAATAGAAAGCTATATTTTTAGCTATGACAGCGAAACGGAAAAAATTCTCCATGCCTGCGAAACTGCGGTGTCAAACGGTGCTGAAGTAAAAGTTCTTGTTGACTGGATAGGGATAATGGGATACAGCCGCAGATCGATCGAACCAGAACTTAAAAAAATCAAAGGGCTGCAATATGGAATATTTCTGCCGCCTAAAATCCCTTTTGCGCTTCATTTAGTAAATATGCGCAATCACAGAAAAATAATGATAATCGACGGAGTGATTTCTTTTTTCGGAGGAATGAATCTTGCATTGGAAAATACGCTTATACATGACTCGAAAAATGGCATTCGGGATATAACTTTTAAAGTGGAAGGTCCCGTAGTAGATCAAATATCGCAGGTTTTTGAAGAAGACTGGGAATTTACTACTGGCGTACATATGCATGGATATTCAAAAGATCTTCTGGAAATGTCGAGAGGTAAAATTCCCGCACGCGTCATACCTGATGGTCCAGATAATAAACAAGGTAAAATTGAGCTTATGGTTCAGGGAGCGATAAACGCCGCTGCAAAAAAAATAATTATAGTTACGCCTTATTTTTTGCCAGAAAACAATATTTTAACATCTTTGGAAATGGCTGCAATGAGGGGTGTTGACGTAGAGATTATCATTCCGCAAAAGACTGATAATATTATTATAAATTGGGCTATGGAACCAAATTTTGAAAAACTAATTACAAGAGGTATAAAAATTTATAGAACTCCTTTGCCTTTTGATCACAGTAAATATTTTGTGGTAGATGATATAAGTGTTTTTATAGGTTCGGCAAATTGGGATGTAAGAAGTTTCAGGCTTCATTTTGAATGTAATATGGAACTGCTCAGCAAAGAAACAGCACAGGAACTGACTGAAATTGCAGAGCAAAAAAAGAAAACAGCTAAAATGGTTACTATAGAAGAAAGCAAAAGACTTCATTTTTTAAAAAGGCTGAGGAATAATGCCTGTAGGCTGCTCACTCCATATTACTAA